One genomic window of Octopus bimaculoides isolate UCB-OBI-ISO-001 chromosome 2, ASM119413v2, whole genome shotgun sequence includes the following:
- the LOC106874248 gene encoding 28S ribosomal protein S27, mitochondrial, with amino-acid sequence MFCSLSVMAQPCVLRSLYRSIKRTSQIFPGLNFSVCRHLLSDAYQCQAVWEERMNFQELQVPCYDFLYNLAEKAEKEKNISYVDIDILANKVDELEANDIKKVEKLLYRFRHSVDAANITDSLATSLARGYLKLGLAENYLSLMKKKNAYGIFPDFPTSNILMDYFIKTGKYDCAAQIAYEMMLQEDFSHRSTLLLSLYSCVKFLLSLPKQSEVCKDVQEEKAEEEVEEVWVKVKYMNKPYYDDHFDISEPQLLLGKTLIMIGKELSDHNLLSCTLQTYGFALYEKFNKGLLFLEKLLAGPKVPCVYKCALEKFQECLEFCKVKDPNLSKKELGFLRKHDSREEIRLSAEEKELYLDKFKTLFEQLIAGGYVVENCDQFEKEVDSIVNTELPALEQADIDQQVSNFSLWAKERSRLLQEQIDAYQRAAKRKEIETKLLEIQEKEEILTFFERKHELQLAAQIGKVKQQHIRPSLSKEKSLEDELDYDEQFKKTKEPSKKKKR; translated from the exons ATGTTCTGTTCTCTCTCAGTCATGGCTCAACCATGTGTTCTTCGGTCTCTGTATCGATCTATAAAAAGAACAAGTCAAATATTTCCTGGACTAAACTTCTCAG TCTGTCGTCATCTGCTCAGTGATGCATATCAGTGCCAAGCAGTATgggaagaaagaatgaattttCAAGAACTTCAAGTCCCTTGTT ATGATTTCCTCTACAACTTAGCTGAAAaggctgaaaaagaaaagaatatttcatatgTTGACATTGATATT TTGGCTAACAAAGTAGATGAACTAGAAGCTAATGATATAAAGAAAGTTGAAAAACTTTTATACAG GTTCCGTCACAGTGTTGATGCTGCAAACATTACTGACTCTTTAGCAACATCTCTGGCTCGTGGATACCTGAAACTTGGGCTGGCTGAAAATTATCTCAGCTTGATGAAGAAAAAA AATGCATATGGAATCTTTCCTGATTTTCCCACATCAAATATTCTTATGGACTATTTCATTAAAACTGGAAAATATGACT GTGCCGCTCAGATTGCCTATGAAATGATGCTTCAAGAAGATTTTAGCCATCGGTCTACTCTCTTGTTGTCCCTTTATTCGTGTGTCAAGTTTCTGTTATCTTTACCCAAACAGTCAGAGGTTTGCAAAGATGTTCAAGAGGAAAAAGCTGAAGAGGAAGTTGAG gaAGTTTGGGTAAAAGTGAAATACATGAACAAGCCGTACTATGATGACCATTTTGATATCTCAGAACCCCAGCTTCTATTGGGAAAAACATTGATAATGATTGGTAAAGAATTGTCTGACCATAACCTATTAAGCTGTACCTTACAAACGTATGGATTTGCTCtatatgaaaaatttaataaagggCTGTTATTTCTTGAGAAACTGCTTGCTggtcccaaggtgccatgtgtgtataaatgtgct CTAGAGAAATTTCAAGAGTGTTTGGAATTTTGCAAAGTGAAGGATCCAAATTTATCCAAGAAAGAATTAGGATTTTTACGAAAGCATGACAGCAGGGAAGAAATAAGATTATCAGCTGAAGAGAAGGAACTTTATTTGGACAAATTTaag ACGTTGTTTGAACAACTCATTGCTGGAGGTTATGTTGTCGAAAACTGCGATCAATTTGAAAAAGAAGTAGACAGTATTGTCAACACAGAGTTACCGGCCCTTGAACAGGCAGATATTGACCAACAGGTCAGTAACTTCTCTCTATGGGCCAAAGAACGAAGTCGTTTGTTACAGGAACAAATTGATGCTTACCAAAGAGCAGCCAAACGGAAAGAGATCGAAACCAAACTACTCGAGAttcaagagaaagaagaaatcctgacattttttgaaagaaaacatGAATTGCAACTTGCTGCTCAAATTGGCAAGGTGAAACAGCAGCATATTAGACCGTCTCTTTCCAAGGAGAAATCCTTGGAAGATGAACTCGATTATGATGAACAATTTAAAAAGACCAAAGAGCctagtaaaaaaaagaaacgatga